The genomic DNA GCAAAAGTAAACTCTTGAGTTACAAAGGCGTGCCGCTTCCATTAGTCTTTGCGATCGGGCCGCATGAAAACAACCATAAATACGAATTAAAGAGAACGTAATGAGCGCGTGCGGGCCGCGAGAGAGCAAAGTGCGCCGCGCGCTGATTGATAAGTGACGGGGTGAGAATGTGAAGGAAAGAGGCCGTCATCCGATCCGCCATCTGTGGTCGGGCCCTGTACCTCCTCCCAGATGGCTTTGAACGGCGGCGTGACACACACAAGACTGATCAGCCTCTCAGCGCAGATTTTGGCAAAGGTAATGTACTCACTGAGTGAAACTGAATCTTGATGTATCTTATTTAATAGAAGCGGTGATGGACGATGGCCCTGAGAAAATCCGATCGCGCCTTTTGTCCTTTTTCTGCCGGACACGAGGCCGCGTGTGCCCTCAGAGAGGACTTGCAGGGACGTTTTCCATCAAATCACCCAAATTTATCCCAGACTTGACATAAAGAGCTCCAACTATTTTAAGCGCCCAGACCGACTTTGACTACTCCCACCAAATTGCTGTTGCTGGGCAGTTTTAACCCAAACTCTACTTTGTGGACGTTGCAAATATGGCTCTAGTGATGGGTCGTAATctgattgtgatttttttttcctcctcgatAATTATGTCCAGGCAGGTGTGCAAAAATCTGAGTTGAGACTGCATACCTGGCAGAACCTCGTAAATGTCActgtcgtcgtcatcgtcatctTCCTCTCGCCTTCCAGCGCTACTGTGAGACGCCCGGTTTGTGACAGGGGCCGCTGGCCAGGTGGGGGTCGGCCCATTTGTCCCTTCAATGTCGTCATAAGTGGCCTCCTCCTCATCGGGCTCTTCATAATCCTCGTCCTCATCGAATGGAATAGTGCTGGAGTTGAGATCTGATGATAGAAGAATGTTCACAAAAAGAGCTTGTGTTTAGATTTCGGGCTCCATCTGGCTCGGATTATTTCGTCAATGCACACAAAGATGACGAGCGCTTCCAAAAGGTCTCTCAAATGTTCATTAAATTAAATCTACTGTCTGATATATTGTTTATGATCCGCCATATAGAAATATTTGGTCTGATCTGCTATtcttaagaaagaaagaaatacagCTGAAGATGTAGTGCAGCTTTTTGAATTGAGGAGGCCCATCCATCATCGGGCTGCTTTTtgtcgtcaaaaaaaaaaaaggaagacaaaCTGCTGAGTGTTCCGTTAATTCCCGCAAGTGGTGCGGCCCCAGCCCGAGCCTATTTTAGCGTAGACGGGGAGGGCACGGCGGCCCTTCGCTGGCTCCAGATGAACGAGCGGCCTCATTGTGGGCGACGGGGGCCGCTGCAACACGAGGTATCAGGTCCGAGCAGAAATCAATGTCACGGGAGAATAACCAGAACAGCTACAAATCAATTTCCTGTAAGCTGGAATTCAGTAGGAGGGGAACGAGGGGGGGGTCGACATAATGTATGAGATGGAGAATGACATGCAAGTTATGTGCCTTAGTTTGAGAGTTGAGACTACAGATGATTGGTCtcaacataatttttttttttgtaccaaaaTTAAACAAATTGATCCCGCCCATCCCTCGGGTGTGTTCCCGAAAGCGCTTACCTTGCAAAACAAAGCTGATGCAGTTGACCCACTCTCGAGCCTCCTGAGGACTGCTGGCCGTGAACTGGTGAGGAAACGGTACTTTATCCAAAATATAGGTCAAGCATATTTCAGTGGCGCCAAGCCCCTACTTTTGCACTTAATTGTCATGTGTTGCCAACCTGGTAAGTTCTCCGTCCAGGAGAAAACAGTTCAAAGCAGGCGTTTCTTTTGGAGTCTTTCCTCAGGTTGTTGACGAGCCGAACGCTGTAGTCGTTGATGTAAAACGAGCCTTTCTGTTGTTTATCTGCAGGGGAAGATGCGGCGAATGAGAGACATGAACCAATTTAGCTCACCCACTGCTTGTGCCTTTGCTAGCCAACCTTTGTCGCTGCCAAAGTAAAAGAAGATGGAATTGTTGAGGACGCACCATCTCTTCTTCCACTCGGAACCAAAGAAGCTGTGATCTGCAGAGGAAGGCAAAAGTCCTCTTAGGGTAATGGCCACCGGAGGGAGTCTAGGTCAAGTCAAATCTCATAAATACGATCAAGTTGAGTTTTAAGCGGTAGCAATGCTTTGTCCACTGGCCCTGACCTCCTTAATTTATACCTCGGCGTTTCTTTTCCAAGTAGCCCTGCTTCAGGATCGTGCCGAGGTCTTGAGCTGCTGTGAGGGGGATGTCCTCAGAatctgaaaacataaaaaaaaaggaatttgactttttgCCTCAGCCATTTGATGTCGGCGGCATATGTGTCAAAGTTTGATGATTATTTTGAGCCCATTCATCATGGCTTGTAGCTTTTCATTCAGCAGCGGTTCTTTCCAGGATGGGCTTTATTCCCGAGGCGAGTCATCATGGCGATGTAGCCCTCCGCACTATGGATCAAATACATGGCCGCAAGGCTTTGGGGAAAGTGGGATCGATACATTTACAGTGGTGCTGAGCTCTGCAGCCATTCATCTGCTCACGCCGCACCGACTCGGCTCGATTCGTTTGCAAAGTCACATCTTCGATGTTTACATCTGTGACTACTTGACAAAGTCGCTAATAAGTACTTGTTTACATTAGCATCGAAGGGCCGGGAGCGAAAATGTGTACATTGGTGTCTTTTTTCAgctggaggaaagaaaaaaaatggtgaaacTGACCCAAGGTGGGCCCCAGGGGTCAGGTTTGTGATGTGTCGTTTCCGCGTGTCAAAAACAAAGTTCAGCTTCCTCCACAATCAAGCCGAGGGGGTAATACAGTGTTAGAGGTGGGAGCATTCGATCCCTAGTGCAGTTGGAACTTTCCGGACGCTCATCGGAGTTTCCGTAACGTCTCCTGCGTTGTACGATTCTGACGGATGAGCGCGTCGCACAGGCGTTAACGAATCGTCCTCCCGCCTTTGTGGATGGACTCACCGCCGACACTATAAATATAGTGGTGGGAGAAGGGGCGGCTTTGTCAAAGAACCCGATTCAGTCCATCATAACAAACGGCGGCCATTACGCTTCCCCACCTCATCTATCCGCCGGCAGCCCGCCTTATAATCCCCTCATCCGTCTGCTAGCTCGCGCTTCATTCGTCTCAAGAGGTCGAGCCCGGCTAATGGCGAAGTAGGTGCAACGTGCTTGAGTCAATAAACATCACACATTTGGGCGCAAAGTACACTCTTAAGTCACCTGACCTCCCGCCGCCTCCCGAAAATGGGATTGTTCTACATGATTCCACAAGGGAGCAGCATCCACAGCACTACGCAACAGGAGCATTAATCAGTTAGCCTAAGGAATGCGAGAAAAACAAATTGGGCCTGATTAAAGAACAAAATGAATCCCacatggcccgcgggccagatttTGTCCACCCCTGCAGTCTAATGCATGTTATTAAGGCCTCATCAAAATCGGCGCGCAGACGGCTGCACTCTTTCATACAAATCATAAATTGCTCGATCAATTATTCAGGCCAATAGCACGACTTCATTTTCATCCCCTTTTGAGTTTTAATTAGCACCATCCACAGCTCGGCTATTGACATTAATTTGATGGCGACGTATCGATCTTTCCCGCATAAACTATTTAGCGGAGCGCAATTAGCCGCAGAGACACGAGAACGGATGCGGCGTGTTCGCTAAATGGAGGTGATGCGGAGTAGCAGCAAAAGGCCTCAAAACATCAAAAATGAACAGCGAGTTTGGATTTGTAGAAATTAGTGAGAATGGAACGGATTAAtagtatttccattcatttcaatggtgaaagatgatttgagtagCATAATTGTGGTCACTATGGATGGATAGTGAGACATTTTCACATTGAGGAGAGTCGGATGGGGCGGCCAGCTGTTTGGCACCTCTCTCATTTGGTTATTCACACCGTCCCAGCGTGACGTTAGCAGCTCAGAAGACTGAAGGCTGATGGATGACAGATGACTGGGGCAGCGGCAGAGAAGCTTAATGACTACTCTCATTAAAATCCACTCCGGTCGAGCTCAAAGTCAATCAGGAATGGAAGGAAATGCTCGGGCGGCGCAGCTAATACGCCGCATTAGAACTAACGGTGGTCATAATGTTGCGTTGATGCCCACCACGACGCGCCGGAGCAGCAGAGATCCAGATGAGTTGATGCAGAAGAATATGGGGAGGCTGCTGCGGCGGGAGTGGAGCGGTACATACGGCAGGTGGTCGTGCTTTGGAAAAGGCCATTTCGCCGTACCGCAGAATACAAATATTGACGTTAAATGCTGTCAGTGTTCTCTATGTTGACGTGTAATATTTAATATGATACACGTTACggtaatttttttgttccatGTCATTCTTTTTACTCATTAGATGATCCCCAGGAGGTCACAAAGCGCAGGTAGGCGTCAAGTTGTCATATGTTTCCTCTCTCCTGTGCTTAGTCCTTGGATGCGAGAGGTATTGTATTGAATGCAgtgttgaggggggggggggggggggtgaccccCACGTGAACCCTGCTGATGAGGTGAAACAGAAGGCAGAGAGGGGCGGCTCGGCCCTGAGGGGGGCTGCAGGGAGGAATGCTGCTGATTccagggagcgagcgagcgaccgcAGAGCCTTTCCGATGGCGTCCTTGATTAGGAAAAAGGATTCACTGGGTGGACCTTCACCCGCCCGGTGCTCAATCTGCGCACAGGCCCAGGCCAAATTGACGCATTTTTCCTCATTACGGAAGGGAGGCCTTTGCGGCGCGTCCCTGCAGCGAGCGCGCGCAGACCGACAGGCACTAAGGTTAAGGGCACCGCGTCCTccccttccctcctcccctcgGCCTGATTTGATTAGGGCCCAAGTCGTCGATACAAGAGAGCGTGTTTAGAAGCTCCTAATGCACACAAAACATGCGACGCATTACGGCGGGCCTGGGAGATGCCTGCGTCGTCATCTAATCAGCTTTAATGGCACCGGCAATTTAGGATGGGCTTTTTGATCAGGCGCGTCAATAAGATTAAGTCACAAATCTCTGCAGGTAAAAAGCCTTCCAAGGCCCTGATACAAAGGAGAAGTGATTGGGCAATTTTTCCTGGTTCCAGTTTTGATCACAGAAAgttttcaggattttttttcccccaatcgtCATAGTAACACTTTAATATGGGGACTTGACATGGGCCACAATACAGATATGCACACAAGGAATATAAATTTGATATAACGtgcgcaaaaaaacaaacaattgtggCCACACAGAAAGCAAATTAAATAGTAAAATCATTACTGAACAGTTATGTGAGCAAATTCAGAAGAAACTAATCATTTTTGCTCTAACTCTGTACTTTCAGAAATTTTGAAAAGAATTATTTCATCTCGACAATGGGATAAAAGAAGATGACACTTCTAACCCGCACACGGCCGACGCGAAGCACACTAAGGGGCTAAATTTACTACGTGACACGGGCTTCCCCCTGGGCAGCTATAAGCGGCGTCGACGGTGACCCTAAATTTCCCTTTTGTAGATTTACTACCACCATTCAAATGCTTAAGTGCAGATACAATGATCCTCTAATCGCAGGGGACGCTTTTCAGCCGCTTGGACGGccgaggtggaaaaaaaaaaagaatataaataCTAACAACGGAGGCGTCCGCAGCCCACAAGAGAGGCGTCGGGTGGGCGATAAAAACGGGACACGGGGCCGTCAAAACCAGCCTGGAGGCTAAAACACATTGGAAAAAACCAACACGTTTAAATGTACAGTTATTGCGATTtgtatttgattttattgccaCTGAAATGGCACTAATACTCAGTACATATTATCTTATTGCTGTTCTTCAGTAATAggactgtcatttttttaaacaatttccaATAACAGATATATGGCAATATAGTTTTTTAAAGTACTAACATCTGGTGAAAAAAATTCActtgggttaaaaaaaagtcagtattcatttttttaaggaGATAGAAATTAATTATTGTAATTTGTGTAATTCCAATAATTTCCTCACTCATGTTTTATGTTTACTATCTTTAAACTAAAATGAAAAAGTTGCTAAAATTAGAAGGATATAAATGTGTTATCAGAATTTATATGGTGTGAATTTTCCAGACAGTTCCtattcataaataaaaatagtttaATAATAACTGAACAAATTGTTTTCATTAATTTTACCATTAATGTGTTGTTTGTGACTTATGATTAGTTTTGACATGTCAAATTCAAACATGgtattaaaaatgtaaatgtatttgaaattccattttttgtcattttaaagcataatgccctaaaaaaaaagaaaatatttacaaaattgAATTAAAGATGTAAAAGATCTTAATACAtctacataaacacacacaaacgcttaAAGTTAATGTAATTGCCACTGAAGAAACTAGATACATAATAAAAATCAATTCCTAAGAAAAAATGTCTCCATGTTAATGGATCAGAAATTTATCCCAAACACTAATTGTAATTACGCTTGATTGTTACTTGGATAGTTCACACCGTTTAATGTGAGAATCACTAAGTATtacaattataaaaaaatacacttgAAAACAATTCTGAAAATTGAAATACATTCAATTGGGTTTGTTATTCCAGTTCAAATAGGTTTCACTTT from Syngnathus typhle isolate RoL2023-S1 ecotype Sweden unplaced genomic scaffold, RoL_Styp_1.0 HiC_scaffold_468, whole genome shotgun sequence includes the following:
- the LOC133149773 gene encoding src kinase-associated phosphoprotein 1-like, coding for ILFYLYSDCELFVSEILEDERLSENASETRKVLLNNFRVVHVRNPQEFPFLPDSREEDGSDDNRSSSLGRSAPSDDASLASDNQDDGPIEYSEDIPLTAAQDLGTILKQGYLEKKRRDHSFFGSEWKKRWCVLNNSIFFYFGSDKDKQQKGSFYINDYSVRLVNNLRKDSKRNACFELFSPGRRTYQFTASSPQEAREWVNCISFVLQDLNSSTIPFDEDEDYEEPDEEEATYDDIEGTNGPTPTWPAAPVTNRASHSSAGRREEDDDDDDSDIYEVLPDEDFPDPPADCLESTNKAAELDFASYYQAVWDCQGDAPDELSFHRGDLIWILSKEYNIHGWWVGELNGKVGIVPKDFLHEAYIL